One genomic window of bacterium includes the following:
- a CDS encoding excinuclease ABC subunit UvrA, whose product MAGDVITIKGARVHNLKNLDLTLPRHRLVVVTGPSGSGKSSLAFDTLYAEGQRRYIESLSSFAHQFLDQLPKPDVDRIEGLSPALAIDQKGLGANPRSTVGTVTEIASYLRLLYARCGTAHCPACGVPAAARPLAEIREAIASRPEGTRLWLLAPVVSGRKGAHRTLLRDLQRRGYVRALIDGEMRDLDEGVELAAGARHDIAAVIDGLVVRPGVEARLNEALTAAVALSGGSVLVREGDRQTLFSREAACPGCGRGFPALEPRLFSFNSPAGSCRVCQGLGSLPTIREESLVPDPSLSLAGGAVEFLRGKETGWLFTQVEA is encoded by the coding sequence GTGGCCGGCGACGTCATCACGATCAAGGGCGCACGCGTCCACAACCTGAAGAACCTGGACCTGACGCTGCCGCGACACCGCCTGGTGGTGGTGACCGGCCCGAGCGGGTCCGGCAAGTCGTCGCTGGCCTTCGACACGCTCTACGCCGAGGGCCAGCGGCGCTACATCGAGAGCCTCTCGAGCTTCGCCCACCAGTTCCTCGACCAGCTGCCCAAGCCCGACGTCGACCGCATCGAGGGACTGTCCCCGGCGCTGGCCATCGACCAGAAGGGGCTCGGCGCCAACCCGCGCTCGACGGTCGGCACCGTGACCGAGATCGCCAGCTACCTGCGCCTGCTCTACGCGCGCTGCGGCACGGCCCACTGCCCGGCGTGCGGCGTGCCGGCGGCCGCGCGCCCGCTGGCGGAGATCCGCGAGGCGATCGCGTCGCGGCCCGAGGGCACCCGCCTGTGGCTGCTGGCGCCGGTGGTGAGCGGGCGCAAGGGCGCGCACCGCACCCTGCTGCGGGACCTGCAGCGGCGCGGCTACGTGCGCGCGCTGATCGACGGCGAGATGCGCGACCTGGACGAGGGGGTCGAACTCGCGGCGGGCGCCCGCCACGACATCGCGGCGGTGATCGACGGCCTGGTCGTGCGGCCCGGCGTCGAGGCGCGGCTGAACGAGGCGCTCACGGCCGCGGTGGCGCTGTCCGGCGGCTCGGTGCTCGTGCGGGAGGGGGACCGCCAGACGCTCTTCTCCCGCGAAGCCGCCTGCCCCGGCTGCGGGCGCGGCTTCCCGGCGCTCGAACCCCGACTGTTCTCCTTCAACTCGCCCGCCGGTTCGTGCCGCGTCTGCCAGGGTCTGGGCAGCCTGCCGACGATCCGCGAGGAGTCGCTGGTGCCCGACCCGTCGCTGTCCCTCGCGGGCGGGGCCGTCGAGTTCCTGCGCGGCAAGGAGACCGGCTGGCTGTTCACGCAAGTCGAGGCC
- a CDS encoding peptidylprolyl isomerase, with product MRTTAATALTAALIAVLVLLSAVGAGAQPFVRLGTDAGPILLALNPETAPHHVANFTHLCRTGFYDGTAFHRVIPGFMIQGGDPNSKDADRANDGQGGPGWRDVLDADELALLERARTAIAAKGYALAGDQALLNAEFNAVRHERGVLSMARAADPNSAGSQFFICVADVAHLDNKYTAFGKVVTGLDVVDAIVASPRDRSDNPLQARRLLKAEVIDDAAGLTADERAAWEALPRGAGAPAAVVR from the coding sequence ATGCGCACGACCGCCGCCACCGCCCTGACCGCCGCCCTGATCGCCGTCCTGGTCCTGCTCTCCGCCGTCGGCGCCGGGGCCCAGCCCTTCGTTCGCCTCGGCACCGACGCCGGGCCGATCCTGCTGGCCCTGAACCCGGAGACGGCGCCGCACCACGTCGCCAACTTCACGCACCTGTGCCGGACCGGCTTCTACGACGGCACCGCGTTCCACCGCGTCATCCCCGGCTTCATGATCCAGGGCGGCGATCCCAACTCCAAGGACGCCGACCGCGCCAACGACGGCCAGGGCGGCCCCGGCTGGCGCGACGTGCTCGACGCCGACGAGCTGGCGCTGCTCGAGCGCGCCCGCACCGCGATCGCGGCCAAGGGCTACGCCCTGGCGGGCGACCAGGCGCTGCTGAACGCGGAGTTCAACGCCGTCCGCCACGAGCGGGGCGTGCTGTCGATGGCCCGCGCGGCCGACCCCAACTCGGCCGGCAGCCAGTTCTTCATCTGCGTGGCCGACGTGGCCCACCTGGACAACAAGTACACCGCCTTCGGCAAGGTCGTGACGGGCCTCGACGTGGTCGACGCGATCGTGGCGTCGCCGCGCGACCGCTCCGACAACCCGCTGCAGGCCCGGCGCCTCCTGAAGGCCGAAGTGATCGACGACGCCGCGGGCCTGACCGCGGACGAACGCGCCGCCTGGGAGGCCCTGCCGCGCGGCGCGGGCGCCCCCGCCGCGGTCGTGCGCTGA
- a CDS encoding OmpA family protein — protein sequence MRTTMRIALLLAVAASAALLGCAPCSDYKQLVAERDGSLLSLQTEIAAREATIAEGRQLAAGLREQIAQLEAEKAVLIEQNGEVVSVALTEELAFSGANLGIGDKLKPTLAAIKDACDQYPGWDIHVVGGTDDNGVPGDYREIWPTSWELGAARAAAVVRYLINDLNMEAARLAVVSYGPARPVGDNTTAEGRALNNAVRLTLHKPERLWSRNQ from the coding sequence ATGCGGACCACGATGCGGATCGCCCTGCTGCTGGCGGTCGCGGCCAGCGCCGCGCTGCTCGGCTGCGCTCCCTGCAGCGACTACAAGCAGCTCGTCGCGGAGCGCGACGGCAGCCTCCTGTCCCTGCAGACCGAGATCGCCGCGCGCGAGGCGACCATCGCCGAGGGCCGCCAGCTGGCGGCCGGCCTGCGCGAGCAGATCGCCCAGCTCGAGGCCGAGAAGGCCGTGCTGATCGAGCAGAACGGGGAAGTCGTCAGCGTGGCCCTGACCGAGGAGCTGGCCTTCTCGGGCGCGAACCTCGGCATCGGCGACAAGCTGAAGCCCACGCTGGCGGCCATCAAGGACGCCTGCGACCAGTATCCCGGCTGGGACATCCACGTCGTGGGCGGCACCGACGACAACGGCGTGCCCGGCGACTACCGCGAGATCTGGCCCACGAGCTGGGAGCTGGGGGCGGCCCGCGCCGCCGCGGTGGTCCGCTACCTGATCAACGACCTGAACATGGAGGCCGCGCGCCTCGCCGTGGTGAGCTACGGCCCCGCCCGGCCCGTCGGCGACAACACGACGGCCGAAGGCCGCGCCCTGAATAACGCCGTCCGCCTGACCCTGCACAAGCCGGAGCGCCTCTGGTCGCGCAACCAGTAA
- a CDS encoding TrkA family potassium uptake protein, with the protein MRRMAVFGLGRFGSSVATTLQKEGVDVLAVDRNHHLAERLKDNVSMAVSFDATDRENLTRFDVGRMDAVVVGIGDNFESSVKITLLCKELGVPYVICKATNTDQRKVLQKVGADEVIQPETQMGHWVAESLLRHTVVNFVELPDGYALARIRPPQSWYGRSLAELQLLTRERLNLIQVHRPGKDPTVDTKVPLPAGNFRLEAGDLMDVIGANKVLARFREAPGTAADD; encoded by the coding sequence ATGAGGCGCATGGCCGTGTTCGGTCTGGGGCGGTTCGGCTCCAGCGTGGCGACCACCCTGCAGAAGGAGGGGGTGGACGTGCTGGCCGTCGACCGCAACCACCATCTGGCGGAGCGGCTGAAGGACAACGTCTCGATGGCGGTCTCCTTCGACGCGACCGACCGCGAGAACCTGACGCGGTTCGACGTCGGGCGCATGGACGCCGTGGTGGTCGGCATCGGCGACAACTTCGAGTCCAGCGTCAAGATCACCCTGCTCTGCAAGGAGCTAGGCGTGCCCTACGTGATCTGCAAGGCGACCAACACCGACCAGCGCAAGGTCCTGCAGAAGGTGGGTGCGGACGAGGTCATCCAGCCCGAGACCCAGATGGGCCACTGGGTGGCCGAGAGCCTGCTGCGGCACACGGTCGTCAACTTCGTCGAGCTGCCCGACGGCTACGCGCTGGCGCGGATCAGGCCGCCGCAGTCCTGGTACGGGCGCTCCCTGGCCGAGCTGCAGCTGCTGACGCGCGAGCGGCTGAACCTCATCCAGGTCCACCGGCCCGGCAAGGACCCCACCGTGGACACCAAGGTACCGCTGCCCGCCGGCAACTTCCGGCTGGAAGCCGGCGACCTGATGGACGTGATCGGCGCCAACAAGGTGCTGGCGCGTTTCCGGGAGGCGCCCGGGACCGCGGCCGACGACTGA
- a CDS encoding potassium transporter TrkG yields MSGFRWRPRRVQPGPLFLFSLAAIVLLGAGLLLLPFSVPAGAPITPVDAVFTSASAVCVTGLSVRDTGTGFTVFGQTMIMLLIQIGGIGVMTVSATLAMLFGRGIGMRGASMMRDVFEGDMLKESRGILRFVTVHTLILELTGAALLFAALGDTIPDPLVRARCSLFHAVSAFCNAGFSTWSDSLISQAGDPVVIGTISALLIIGGLGFPVTANVVAWFKGRARADRSRRCRLYVQARVVLLMTAILLAGGTALIALLEWDRAFAGLGLDAKLGLAFFQSATTRTAGFNSMDLTLLSPATVLVMLVLMYIGAAPGSTAGGIKVTTVAILWADARAIALGGSAARLFDRELGPILVRRAFMVATTYTTVVALAFGILLATEGSGFVETIFEVLSAMGTVGLTLGLTTELSDPGRLLVSLLMMMGRLGPLAVAYGLVRPAREHGVRYPEATIQVG; encoded by the coding sequence ATGAGCGGATTCCGCTGGCGACCGCGGCGCGTGCAGCCGGGACCGCTGTTCCTGTTCAGCCTGGCCGCCATCGTGCTGCTCGGCGCCGGGCTCCTGCTGCTCCCGTTCAGCGTGCCGGCCGGCGCCCCGATCACGCCGGTCGACGCCGTGTTCACCTCGGCCTCGGCCGTCTGCGTGACCGGCCTGTCGGTCCGCGACACCGGCACCGGGTTCACCGTCTTCGGACAGACCATGATCATGCTGCTGATCCAGATCGGCGGCATCGGCGTGATGACGGTGTCCGCCACGCTGGCCATGCTGTTCGGACGCGGCATCGGCATGCGCGGGGCCAGCATGATGCGGGACGTGTTCGAAGGGGACATGCTGAAGGAATCCCGCGGCATCCTGCGCTTCGTGACCGTCCACACGCTGATCCTCGAGCTGACCGGGGCGGCGCTGCTCTTCGCGGCGCTGGGCGACACCATCCCCGACCCGCTGGTCCGGGCGCGCTGCTCGCTGTTCCACGCCGTGTCGGCCTTCTGCAACGCGGGGTTCAGCACCTGGAGCGACTCGCTCATCTCGCAGGCCGGCGATCCCGTGGTGATCGGCACCATCAGCGCCCTGCTCATCATCGGGGGACTCGGCTTCCCGGTCACCGCCAACGTGGTGGCCTGGTTCAAGGGCCGCGCCCGGGCCGACCGCTCGCGCCGCTGCCGCCTGTACGTGCAGGCGCGGGTGGTCCTGCTCATGACCGCGATCCTGCTGGCGGGCGGGACGGCCCTGATCGCGCTGCTGGAGTGGGACCGCGCCTTCGCAGGTTTGGGTCTCGACGCCAAGCTGGGGCTGGCCTTCTTCCAGTCGGCGACGACCCGCACGGCCGGCTTCAACTCCATGGACCTCACGCTGCTCTCGCCGGCCACGGTGCTGGTGATGCTGGTGCTGATGTACATCGGCGCCGCGCCCGGCTCGACGGCCGGCGGCATCAAGGTGACGACGGTGGCCATCCTCTGGGCCGACGCGCGGGCCATCGCCCTGGGCGGCAGCGCCGCGCGCCTGTTCGACCGCGAACTGGGGCCGATCCTGGTGCGGCGGGCCTTCATGGTCGCCACGACCTACACGACCGTCGTGGCCCTGGCGTTCGGCATCCTGCTGGCGACCGAGGGCAGCGGCTTCGTCGAGACGATCTTCGAGGTGCTCTCGGCCATGGGCACCGTCGGGCTCACGCTGGGCCTGACCACGGAGCTGAGCGATCCCGGCCGGCTGCTGGTGTCGCTGTTGATGATGATGGGCCGCCTCGGCCCGCTGGCGGTGGCCTACGGGCTGGTCCGCCCCGCGCGCGAACACGGCGTGCGCTACCCCGAGGCGACGATCCAGGTCGGTTGA
- a CDS encoding pitrilysin family protein, with protein sequence MNIGPYQNETPPQRVTLANGTVILTVPVASAHSVSLGVWLRSGSQDEPAGLGGLAHFLEHMVFKGSRRRSAFDIARLFDSVGASVDAFTTKDHVAFTAKVLPDYFATTAEALADMILCPAFEPALVALEQDVVVEEIQEVLDTPEDLLHDAFTARLYGRHPRGRPILGTPASVRGLDADLLRREHADLFAGPNLVVALGGNVPPAMTDQLCACFAPAGATAPRGRAPAEISAEETDILFDGAEVRGDRLVIDSPVQQCYFEIGNQAVSYLHPDRVPLAMLSNILGGGLSSRIFQAVREREGLAYSVFTYTDMGRDLGLVSCSGSCSPAKLSRLEAVVRGEYRAFLRDGVGEDELADTRAQIKSQLIFSLEGGSNQMGRAAKDEIFYGRFIPTSELVGEIDAVGRDDIMRCARTYFDPDRLLTAVHGPATA encoded by the coding sequence ATGAACATCGGTCCCTACCAGAACGAAACCCCGCCGCAGCGGGTGACGCTCGCGAACGGGACGGTCATCCTGACCGTCCCGGTCGCGTCCGCTCACTCGGTCTCGCTGGGCGTGTGGCTACGGAGCGGCTCGCAGGACGAGCCGGCGGGGCTGGGCGGCCTGGCCCACTTCCTCGAGCACATGGTGTTCAAGGGCTCGCGGCGCCGCAGCGCCTTCGACATCGCCCGCCTCTTCGACAGCGTCGGCGCGTCCGTCGACGCCTTCACGACCAAGGACCACGTGGCCTTCACGGCGAAGGTCCTGCCCGACTACTTCGCGACGACCGCCGAGGCCCTCGCCGACATGATCCTGTGCCCGGCCTTCGAGCCCGCGCTCGTCGCCCTGGAGCAGGACGTCGTCGTCGAGGAGATCCAGGAGGTCCTGGACACGCCCGAGGACCTGCTGCACGACGCCTTCACAGCCCGCCTTTACGGCCGGCACCCCCGCGGCCGGCCCATCCTGGGCACGCCCGCCTCGGTGCGGGGGCTGGACGCGGACCTGCTGCGGCGGGAGCACGCCGACCTGTTCGCCGGCCCGAACCTCGTCGTCGCCCTCGGCGGCAACGTCCCGCCCGCGATGACCGACCAGCTGTGCGCGTGCTTCGCCCCGGCCGGCGCGACGGCGCCGCGGGGCCGGGCCCCGGCCGAGATCTCCGCCGAGGAGACCGACATCCTGTTCGACGGGGCCGAGGTCCGCGGCGACCGCCTGGTCATCGACAGCCCCGTCCAGCAGTGCTACTTCGAGATCGGCAACCAGGCGGTCTCCTACCTCCACCCCGACCGCGTGCCGCTGGCGATGCTGAGCAACATCCTGGGCGGCGGGCTGTCCAGCCGCATCTTCCAGGCGGTGCGCGAGCGCGAGGGGCTGGCCTACTCGGTCTTCACCTACACCGACATGGGGCGCGACCTGGGCCTGGTGAGCTGCTCGGGTTCGTGCTCGCCGGCGAAGCTGTCCCGCCTCGAGGCGGTCGTCCGCGGCGAGTACCGCGCCTTCCTGCGCGACGGCGTGGGGGAGGACGAGCTCGCCGACACGCGGGCCCAGATCAAATCCCAGTTGATCTTTTCCCTGGAAGGGGGTTCCAATCAGATGGGACGCGCCGCCAAGGACGAGATCTTCTACGGGCGCTTCATCCCGACGAGCGAGCTCGTGGGCGAGATCGACGCCGTGGGACGCGACGACATCATGCGTTGCGCCAGGACCTACTTCGACCCCGACCGGCTGCTGACGGCGGTGCACGGGCCGGCGACGGCCTGA